One part of the Myxococcales bacterium genome encodes these proteins:
- a CDS encoding error-prone DNA polymerase encodes MGSPPYIELRCRSAFSFLDGASLPEDLIARAAAVEMPALALADRGGLYGAPRFFKAARAAGVRSLVGAELPLAGAPPVLLLVQDRLGYQNLCRLLTQTKSGRAKHDPHCAASHDALEAHAAGLVALAGPYPRPDLDRLKAIFAPGTLYVERQRHLDDEGALTNHAALAQAEARGIPAVVTNDVRYATPARQRVHDVLTCAREKTTVDAIGRRLLRNAERHLKPPAHMAALFRDHRQALRASLEIAERCAFSLADLGYQFPTFPVPPGETEQGLLETLTWQYAQERYQPMSEAARRQLRHELDVVGKLGLAGYFLVVWDIVRFARSQGILVQGRGSAANSAICYALGITAVDPVGMELLFERFLSEERVRSAPSASDRIPDIDLDLPSGERREKVIQYVYQRYGGGTGTGAAMTANVITFRPRMAVRTVGRALGFSEAQLTSISKRLPHWLMDGDTPLSALIAEAGFPPTEERTRHLAEVSTQLLNLPRHLGQHSGGMVLAAGRLDDVVPLEPASMPGRTVVQWDKDDCADMGIVKVDLLGLGMLAVLEEAAPLVAAHEGKDIDYAHLPPDDPEVYRMLRAADTVGVFQVESRAQMATLPRMRPERFYDLVVEVAIIRPGPIVGGMVNPYLERRAGRAPVTYPHPCLAPILKRTLGVPLFQEQLIRMAMTAAGFSGGQAEELRRAMGFKRSVERMKEIEDELRTGMKARGIEGPSQDEIVQGIRSFALYGFPESHAASFALIAYASAYLKAHHGAAFLCALLNNWPMGFYHPATLVTDGARHGITTLPVDVTRSAWRCTLERDETGALCVRLGLKYVAGLREEIGRRIEEERQHKPFCLLGDFHTRVSPRQDEMTALASVGALGALGGRRRAALWQVEALGRSGVLFGGAADPDTNDGPLPEMTADEEALADLQGTGVTLGPHPVSFARPWLEAQGAVPASQLPEMRDGQRVRTAGMVIVRQRPGTAKGLVFITLEDETGFANVVVMPDVFARHRSVLLAHAALIIEGVIQNRDGVVTVKAHDFAPLVHRGTTISRSHDFH; translated from the coding sequence ATGGGATCCCCCCCCTACATAGAACTGCGTTGCCGCTCGGCCTTCAGCTTTCTCGACGGCGCCTCCCTGCCCGAAGATCTGATTGCCCGGGCGGCCGCGGTCGAGATGCCCGCCCTGGCCTTGGCCGATCGCGGCGGCCTTTACGGTGCCCCGCGGTTCTTCAAGGCCGCGCGGGCCGCGGGTGTGCGTTCCCTCGTGGGTGCCGAGCTGCCGCTCGCAGGAGCGCCTCCGGTGTTGCTGCTCGTGCAAGACCGGCTGGGCTACCAAAACCTCTGCCGCTTGCTCACCCAAACGAAGAGCGGACGCGCCAAGCACGATCCGCACTGCGCCGCCTCCCACGATGCGCTCGAGGCGCACGCAGCGGGCTTGGTGGCCCTGGCGGGCCCCTACCCCCGCCCGGACCTGGATCGTCTGAAGGCGATCTTCGCACCGGGCACGCTCTACGTGGAACGCCAAAGACATCTCGACGACGAGGGCGCGTTGACGAATCACGCCGCCCTCGCGCAAGCCGAGGCCCGTGGCATTCCGGCCGTGGTCACGAACGACGTGCGCTACGCGACGCCGGCACGGCAACGTGTTCACGACGTGCTGACCTGTGCGCGCGAGAAGACCACGGTGGATGCGATCGGGCGCCGGTTGCTCCGAAACGCTGAACGCCACCTGAAGCCGCCTGCGCACATGGCCGCGCTGTTTCGCGACCACCGCCAGGCCTTGAGGGCCTCCTTGGAAATTGCGGAGCGCTGCGCGTTTTCGCTCGCCGATCTGGGATACCAGTTTCCCACCTTCCCCGTGCCCCCCGGTGAGACGGAGCAAGGCCTTCTCGAAACGCTCACCTGGCAATACGCGCAAGAGCGCTACCAGCCGATGTCCGAGGCCGCGCGGCGCCAGCTTCGTCACGAGCTCGACGTGGTGGGCAAGCTGGGGCTGGCCGGTTACTTCCTCGTGGTGTGGGACATCGTCCGCTTCGCCCGCAGCCAGGGCATCCTGGTGCAGGGGCGCGGGTCGGCGGCAAACTCGGCGATCTGTTACGCGCTGGGGATCACCGCCGTGGATCCCGTGGGCATGGAGTTGCTCTTCGAGCGCTTTTTGTCGGAGGAGCGCGTGCGCAGCGCCCCGAGCGCCTCGGATCGCATTCCGGACATCGATCTGGATCTGCCTTCGGGCGAGCGGCGCGAAAAGGTGATCCAGTACGTTTACCAGCGCTACGGGGGCGGCACGGGCACCGGGGCCGCGATGACCGCCAACGTGATCACGTTTCGGCCCCGCATGGCCGTGCGCACGGTGGGCCGGGCGCTGGGCTTTTCGGAAGCGCAGCTCACGAGCATTTCGAAGCGGCTGCCTCATTGGCTGATGGACGGGGATACGCCCCTGTCCGCGCTCATCGCAGAGGCGGGGTTTCCGCCCACGGAAGAGCGCACGCGGCACCTGGCCGAGGTCTCCACACAGCTTCTGAATTTGCCCCGTCACTTGGGCCAACATTCCGGAGGCATGGTGTTGGCGGCGGGGCGGCTCGACGACGTGGTGCCGCTCGAACCGGCCAGCATGCCGGGGCGTACCGTGGTTCAGTGGGACAAGGACGACTGCGCCGACATGGGCATCGTGAAGGTGGATCTGCTGGGCCTCGGCATGTTGGCGGTGTTGGAAGAGGCGGCCCCCCTCGTGGCCGCGCACGAAGGCAAGGACATCGACTACGCCCATCTGCCTCCCGACGATCCCGAGGTCTACCGCATGCTGCGCGCGGCGGATACGGTGGGGGTGTTTCAGGTGGAGTCGCGCGCGCAGATGGCCACCTTGCCGCGCATGCGGCCGGAGCGTTTTTACGATCTCGTGGTGGAGGTGGCGATCATCCGGCCCGGGCCGATCGTGGGGGGCATGGTGAACCCCTATCTCGAGCGGCGCGCCGGGCGCGCGCCGGTGACCTACCCCCATCCCTGCCTCGCGCCCATCTTGAAGCGCACGTTGGGCGTGCCGCTCTTTCAGGAGCAGCTCATCCGCATGGCGATGACCGCTGCCGGTTTTTCGGGCGGACAAGCCGAGGAGCTGCGCCGGGCGATGGGCTTCAAGCGCTCCGTGGAACGCATGAAAGAGATTGAAGACGAACTCAGGACTGGCATGAAGGCGCGGGGCATCGAAGGCCCGTCACAGGACGAGATCGTGCAGGGGATCCGCTCGTTTGCTCTTTATGGATTCCCCGAATCCCACGCGGCGTCCTTCGCGCTCATCGCCTACGCGTCGGCCTATCTCAAGGCGCATCATGGGGCCGCCTTCTTGTGCGCCTTGCTCAACAACTGGCCCATGGGGTTTTATCACCCAGCCACCTTGGTGACTGACGGTGCCCGGCACGGCATCACCACGTTGCCGGTGGATGTCACCCGCTCCGCTTGGCGTTGCACGTTGGAGCGCGACGAAACGGGGGCGCTCTGCGTCCGTCTCGGGCTCAAGTACGTGGCTGGCTTGAGAGAAGAGATCGGACGGCGGATCGAAGAAGAGCGCCAACACAAACCGTTTTGTTTGCTGGGCGACTTCCACACGCGCGTCAGCCCGCGGCAGGACGAGATGACGGCCTTGGCTTCCGTGGGCGCGCTGGGGGCGCTGGGCGGGCGTCGGCGGGCGGCCCTGTGGCAAGTGGAAGCTCTTGGCCGCTCGGGCGTGCTGTTTGGCGGCGCGGCAGACCCCGACACGAACGACGGGCCCTTGCCCGAGATGACCGCCGACGAAGAAGCGTTGGCGGATCTGCAGGGCACGGGGGTGACGCTGGGACCTCACCCGGTCAGCTTCGCGCGACCGTGGCTCGAGGCGCAGGGCGCGGTGCCCGCGAGCCAGCTGCCCGAGATGCGCGACGGGCAGCGCGTGCGCACCGCAGGCATGGTCATCGTGCGGCAGCGTCCCGGCACGGCCAAGGGCCTCGTGTTCATCACGCTCGAAGACGAAACCGGGTTCGCGAACGTCGTCGTCATGCCCGACGTGTTTGCCCGACACCGCAGCGTTTTGCTCGCACACGCGGCCTTGATCATCGAAGGGGTGATCCAGAACCGCGACGGCGTGGTCACCGTCAAGGCCCATGATTTTGCGCCGCTGGTCCATCGAGGCACCACGATCTCCCGGTCGCACGACTTCCATTGA
- a CDS encoding GGDEF domain-containing protein: MEKALLAQLSRCTTLPTLPAVAVQVLDLCQKADPEIPQIAKVISNDAALAAKLLKMVNSPLFGLRNEVTTVSHAISMLGLNSVRTMALSFTLAQSMKGGKQAWFNDFWKRSALAASAAREIANIIGMREREEAFLGGLLQDIGMLAFAQIARKEYDELANAHEGHHDGLAEAEQTTYGCDHSRVGGWLVEKWKLPLAFKLVVEHSHRPAALPEDTKPDVARLVHVVAAAGRVADLFLTDDMQQAMGPARSYTKDLLGMEAPEFEALLSGLKKHVPEVGAFFDVSFGSPEEIDGLLEEARETLVLLSAAADLQMQEALGTAQARAVAAETQAQRDPMTGLANRASFDAFLKEQMAIAKLHKKSLSIVMVDVDHFKSVNDTYGHLAGDEVLKAVAELLKNGVRPRDLAARYGGEEFVLVLPETPAEGCRVVAERTRAKIAATDMQTPSGEVMRVTASLGCASYDATVYPSPALFIQAADEALYEAKRSGRNKVCLAGDLHTGRLEAALAQAAAK; this comes from the coding sequence ATGGAAAAGGCCCTGCTCGCGCAGCTCAGCCGCTGCACCACGCTGCCGACGCTGCCGGCCGTGGCCGTTCAGGTACTGGACCTTTGCCAGAAGGCGGATCCGGAAATCCCTCAGATTGCCAAGGTCATTTCCAATGACGCCGCGTTGGCCGCCAAGCTGCTCAAGATGGTGAACTCGCCCTTGTTCGGACTGCGCAACGAGGTGACCACGGTCTCTCATGCCATCTCGATGCTGGGGCTCAACTCGGTGCGTACGATGGCTCTGTCGTTCACGCTGGCCCAGTCGATGAAGGGCGGCAAGCAGGCGTGGTTCAACGACTTCTGGAAGCGTTCGGCCCTGGCAGCGTCTGCCGCCCGCGAGATCGCGAACATCATCGGCATGCGTGAACGCGAAGAGGCGTTTCTGGGAGGTCTGCTTCAGGACATCGGCATGCTGGCGTTTGCCCAGATCGCCCGCAAGGAATACGACGAACTGGCCAACGCTCACGAAGGCCACCACGATGGCTTGGCCGAGGCCGAGCAGACCACCTACGGCTGCGACCACAGCCGGGTGGGTGGATGGCTGGTGGAAAAATGGAAACTGCCCCTGGCTTTCAAGCTGGTCGTGGAACACAGCCACAGGCCGGCCGCGCTTCCCGAGGACACGAAACCGGATGTCGCGCGGCTGGTGCACGTCGTGGCGGCCGCGGGGCGGGTGGCCGATCTGTTTTTGACGGACGACATGCAACAGGCCATGGGGCCCGCGCGGTCGTACACGAAGGATCTTCTGGGGATGGAAGCCCCTGAATTCGAGGCGTTGCTCTCGGGACTCAAAAAGCACGTGCCCGAGGTGGGCGCCTTCTTCGACGTGTCGTTCGGCTCTCCCGAAGAGATCGATGGCCTCCTCGAGGAAGCACGCGAAACGCTGGTGTTGCTCTCGGCCGCGGCCGACCTCCAGATGCAGGAGGCCCTGGGAACTGCGCAGGCCCGGGCCGTGGCCGCCGAGACGCAGGCGCAGCGCGATCCCATGACGGGTCTTGCAAACCGGGCGAGCTTCGATGCCTTCTTGAAGGAGCAGATGGCCATCGCCAAGCTTCACAAAAAGTCGCTCAGCATCGTCATGGTCGACGTGGACCACTTCAAGTCCGTCAACGACACCTATGGGCATTTGGCGGGCGACGAGGTGCTCAAGGCCGTGGCCGAGCTGCTGAAAAACGGCGTGCGCCCGCGCGATCTGGCCGCGCGCTACGGCGGCGAAGAGTTCGTGCTGGTGCTGCCCGAGACACCCGCCGAGGGCTGCCGTGTGGTGGCGGAGCGGACCCGGGCGAAGATCGCCGCCACGGACATGCAGACGCCGTCGGGCGAGGTCATGCGCGTCACGGCGTCGCTCGGCTGCGCGTCGTACGACGCTACGGTCTATCCGAGCCCCGCCCTGTTCATCCAGGCAGCAGACGAGGCGCTTTACGAGGCCAAGCGCAGCGGGCGCAACAAAGTGTGCCTGGCCGGGGATCTGCACACGGGGCGGCTCGAGGCGGCGCTAGCCCAGGCCGCGGCCAAATAG
- a CDS encoding peptidylprolyl isomerase gives MANPTATFSTTLGDFTVELYADKMPKTANNFVTLAKSGFYDGLHFHRVIDGFMIQFGCPHSKDPESPRAGTGNAPHGTIADEHPADAKLSNEPFTLSMANTGRPNSGSSQFFINTAHNAYLDWFSPGPSKHPVFGKVVEGTDIIGKISKAPTDGRDRPKTPVQVVKVTVTEA, from the coding sequence ATGGCAAACCCCACCGCAACCTTCAGCACCACCTTGGGCGACTTTACGGTCGAGCTCTACGCCGACAAGATGCCCAAAACCGCCAACAATTTCGTGACGCTGGCCAAGAGCGGCTTTTATGACGGCCTGCACTTCCACCGAGTGATCGATGGCTTCATGATTCAGTTCGGCTGCCCCCACAGCAAGGATCCCGAAAGCCCCCGTGCGGGCACGGGCAACGCGCCGCATGGGACCATCGCCGACGAGCACCCCGCCGACGCGAAGCTGTCGAACGAGCCTTTCACCCTGTCCATGGCCAACACCGGCCGCCCGAACAGCGGCAGCAGCCAGTTCTTCATCAACACGGCCCACAACGCGTACCTCGACTGGTTCTCCCCCGGGCCCTCGAAGCACCCGGTGTTCGGGAAGGTGGTGGAAGGCACAGACATCATTGGCAAGATCTCCAAGGCGCCCACCGATGGCCGCGACCGCCCCAAAACGCCGGTTCAGGTCGTCAAGGTGACCGTGACCGAGGCCTGA
- a CDS encoding DUF493 domain-containing protein: MDEERKQRMIALLEANHHFPGPYHLSLVTLNEVAVSITVRALVEEGRGPVPDADWQTRLSSGGKYASHRVRVTCDSAHEVVGIYVRLWGTTGLVSLM; encoded by the coding sequence ATGGATGAAGAGCGCAAGCAGCGCATGATCGCCCTGCTCGAGGCCAACCACCATTTTCCGGGGCCCTACCACCTTTCGCTGGTCACCCTCAACGAGGTGGCCGTGTCGATCACGGTGCGGGCGCTGGTCGAGGAGGGGCGGGGCCCGGTTCCGGACGCGGATTGGCAAACGCGGCTTTCGAGCGGTGGCAAGTACGCCAGCCACCGCGTGCGGGTGACCTGCGACAGCGCCCACGAGGTCGTGGGCATCTATGTGCGGCTCTGGGGCACCACGGGCCTGGTTTCGCTGATGTGA
- a CDS encoding thioesterase family protein yields MARVRIDLPELFPFSTALEVRVTDLNYGNHLANDALLALLHEARVRFLRAHGMHEGDVGGTVLIMNDAAVVYRAEAFAGDQLRIDVALVDPSRVGCDFVYRVSRPSDGKLVAEAKTGVVFLDPVSRRVVKLPAGLLSLMTPAGA; encoded by the coding sequence ATGGCCCGCGTGCGTATCGACCTGCCAGAGCTTTTTCCCTTCTCCACCGCCCTCGAGGTGCGTGTGACCGATCTCAACTACGGCAACCACCTGGCGAACGATGCGCTCTTGGCGCTCTTGCATGAAGCGCGGGTGAGGTTTCTGCGGGCGCATGGCATGCACGAAGGCGACGTGGGCGGCACGGTCCTCATCATGAACGATGCCGCTGTGGTTTATCGCGCCGAGGCCTTCGCGGGCGACCAGCTCCGCATCGACGTGGCGCTCGTGGACCCAAGCCGTGTGGGCTGTGACTTCGTCTACCGCGTGAGCCGCCCCTCCGACGGCAAGCTCGTGGCCGAGGCCAAAACCGGAGTGGTCTTTTTGGACCCTGTCAGCCGTCGCGTGGTCAAGCTGCCTGCGGGCCTGCTCTCCCTGATGACGCCCGCCGGGGCGTGA
- a CDS encoding glucosidase produces MPKSPPPPAEHPSLEVGARMRATAEGQRMVEPGPWRRFGPYVSDRAWGTVREDYSADGNAWSHFPHDLARSKAYRWGEDALAGLCDRYQILVFGLALWNEQDAILKERLYGLVPSEGNHGEDVKECYFYLDNLPSHAYMKWLYKYPQQAFPYTQLIEENQRRNGQGPEYELLDTGIFDDDRYFDVFVEYAKASPDDIAIRITVENRSSSPAPLHVLPHLWFRNTWAWEGAHRPKPRLRPGPKGPGFVSLHGDDHEALPPDSLLQPYHLGDRYLVAEADGVPLFCDNETNGPRVYGPGAESQSAYPKDGIHRYLVEGEGCAVNPAHTGTKSAFHFHRVVPALGKVVLRLRLTPTSPSPLGPSPLLEVDEIVDTRKAEADAFYAAVHPPEASADECLVQRQALAGLLWSKQIYLLDVERWLEGDNPHWPPPKNRASIRNGHWRHLNSMRLMLVPDKWEYPWFAAWDLAFHAVTMALVDPAFAKDQLWILLFEQFLHPSGQIPAYEWEFSDLNPPVHAWAVWRVYNMERHRTGKADRAFLERCFHKLMLNFSFWVNRVDREGNNVFEGGFLGLDNITVIDRSHPLPDGVRLEQSDGTGWMGMFCLQLMRMALELAHENPVYEGLATKFFQHYVYVAAAMKHMGGRSYSLWDDKDGFFYDVLRFPDGHFERFRLRSLVGLIPLYAVERLEEAWIEPFEEFRADLHWFLQNRRPMLEGVCEPLLGPTGTTHLLTVFDTSQLRHVLGHVLDPNEFMSPFGLRSLSKLHEHKPFVFDGSEVRYEAAESVSKLKGGNSNWRGPIWFPTAFLVIETLRKLGTALGDGVKVPENGVDGPEKDLRSLAEAQANRLIRIFTKDEHGRRPVHGGRRKFDEDPHFRDLPLFYEYFNGDTGEGLGAAHQTGWSSLVASLIDEWRRPPWKTTRQASPEPAAGGAARWPAWREE; encoded by the coding sequence ATGCCCAAATCTCCTCCGCCGCCCGCCGAACACCCCAGCTTGGAGGTCGGGGCTCGTATGCGCGCCACGGCCGAAGGCCAGCGCATGGTCGAGCCTGGTCCGTGGCGCCGGTTTGGTCCCTACGTCTCGGATCGCGCCTGGGGCACCGTGCGCGAGGACTACAGCGCCGACGGCAACGCCTGGAGCCACTTCCCCCACGATCTCGCGCGTAGCAAAGCGTACCGCTGGGGTGAGGACGCGCTTGCGGGCCTGTGCGATCGTTACCAAATCCTGGTCTTCGGGCTGGCGCTCTGGAACGAGCAGGATGCCATCCTCAAGGAGCGTCTCTACGGACTCGTGCCCTCCGAGGGCAACCACGGCGAAGACGTCAAGGAGTGTTACTTCTACCTGGATAACCTTCCGAGCCACGCGTACATGAAGTGGCTTTACAAGTATCCGCAGCAGGCGTTCCCGTACACCCAGCTCATCGAAGAGAACCAACGCCGCAATGGCCAGGGCCCCGAGTACGAGCTCCTCGACACCGGCATCTTCGACGACGACCGCTACTTCGATGTGTTCGTGGAGTACGCGAAAGCGAGTCCTGACGACATCGCGATTCGCATCACGGTGGAAAACCGCAGCTCTTCGCCCGCCCCGCTGCACGTGCTGCCGCACCTTTGGTTTCGCAACACGTGGGCCTGGGAGGGCGCCCATCGTCCGAAGCCCCGTTTGCGCCCGGGTCCCAAAGGGCCAGGCTTCGTGTCCCTTCACGGCGACGATCACGAAGCTCTACCGCCCGACAGTCTTTTGCAGCCCTATCACCTGGGTGACCGCTACCTCGTCGCCGAGGCCGATGGTGTGCCGCTCTTTTGCGACAACGAGACCAACGGCCCGCGGGTTTATGGCCCCGGGGCCGAGAGCCAAAGCGCCTACCCCAAAGACGGGATTCACCGCTACCTGGTGGAGGGTGAGGGCTGCGCCGTCAACCCCGCCCACACGGGCACGAAGAGCGCCTTTCACTTCCACCGGGTGGTTCCGGCCTTGGGCAAGGTGGTCCTACGCTTGCGGCTGACGCCCACGAGCCCTTCGCCGCTTGGGCCTTCGCCGCTTCTCGAGGTGGACGAGATCGTGGACACGCGCAAAGCCGAGGCGGACGCGTTCTACGCCGCGGTTCACCCGCCCGAGGCCAGCGCCGACGAGTGCTTGGTGCAGCGCCAGGCGTTGGCGGGCCTCTTGTGGTCGAAGCAAATCTATCTATTGGACGTGGAACGCTGGCTCGAGGGCGACAACCCCCACTGGCCTCCCCCGAAAAACCGTGCGTCGATTCGCAATGGCCACTGGCGCCATCTGAACTCGATGCGCCTCATGCTGGTGCCCGACAAGTGGGAGTATCCCTGGTTCGCGGCCTGGGATCTGGCGTTTCACGCCGTGACGATGGCGCTGGTGGATCCTGCCTTTGCCAAGGATCAGTTGTGGATCCTGCTCTTCGAGCAGTTCCTGCACCCGTCAGGTCAGATCCCCGCCTATGAATGGGAGTTTTCAGACCTGAACCCGCCGGTGCACGCCTGGGCCGTGTGGCGGGTGTACAACATGGAACGCCACCGCACCGGTAAGGCCGATCGGGCGTTCCTCGAGCGTTGCTTTCACAAGCTGATGCTCAATTTTTCGTTCTGGGTTAACCGGGTGGATCGCGAGGGCAACAACGTCTTCGAGGGGGGCTTTTTGGGGCTCGACAACATCACGGTCATCGATCGCAGCCACCCGCTGCCCGATGGTGTGCGGCTCGAGCAGTCAGACGGTACGGGCTGGATGGGCATGTTCTGTTTGCAGCTCATGCGCATGGCGCTCGAGCTGGCGCACGAAAATCCGGTCTACGAGGGGCTGGCCACGAAATTCTTTCAGCACTACGTGTACGTGGCGGCGGCCATGAAGCACATGGGCGGCCGCAGCTACAGCCTGTGGGACGACAAGGATGGGTTCTTCTACGACGTGCTCCGCTTTCCAGATGGCCACTTCGAGCGGTTTCGGCTGCGTTCTCTCGTGGGGCTGATTCCGCTTTATGCGGTGGAGCGGCTCGAAGAGGCGTGGATCGAGCCCTTCGAGGAGTTTCGCGCGGATCTGCACTGGTTTCTCCAGAACCGTCGGCCGATGCTCGAGGGCGTCTGTGAACCGCTCTTGGGCCCCACGGGAACCACCCACCTGCTCACGGTGTTCGACACCTCGCAGCTGCGCCACGTGCTAGGCCACGTGCTGGATCCGAACGAGTTCATGTCGCCTTTCGGCTTGCGAAGCCTTTCGAAACTTCACGAACACAAGCCCTTTGTCTTCGACGGATCGGAGGTGCGCTACGAAGCCGCCGAGTCGGTCTCGAAACTCAAGGGGGGCAACTCGAACTGGCGGGGTCCCATCTGGTTTCCCACGGCGTTTTTGGTGATCGAGACGCTCCGTAAGCTCGGAACGGCGCTGGGCGATGGCGTGAAGGTGCCCGAGAACGGGGTTGATGGGCCGGAAAAAGACTTGAGGAGTTTGGCGGAGGCCCAGGCCAACCGGCTCATTCGCATCTTCACCAAAGACGAACACGGCCGCCGCCCGGTGCATGGGGGCCGCCGCAAGTTCGACGAGGATCCCCACTTTCGGGACCTTCCCCTCTTTTACGAGTACTTCAACGGCGACACGGGGGAGGGGCTGGGGGCCGCTCACCAGACGGGTTGGTCATCGCTTGTGGCCTCGCTCATCGACGAGTGGCGTCGGCCCCCCTGGAAAACCACCCGCCAAGCTTCGCCGGAACCCGCCGCGGGGGGAGCTGCGCGGTGGCCTGCCTGGCGCGAAGAGTGA
- a CDS encoding DEAD/DEAH box helicase: protein MASRAVLNEASPMSGPLALRPYQREAIAAVLGARRDGVRRMVVCLPTGAGKTVVFSELAKLARRQVLVLAHREELLDQARAKLEAALAGQRVVAIERGAARAPAEAKILVCSVRSLHEERLARVLRGRDVGLVIYDECHHAAADDNRRVLRQLGAFDPAWTGTLLGFTATTSRGDGKGLDEIFERIVYTRTLPEMIEDGYLAPLRGYRISTSADLSRLAATGLDFREDELEAAVDIEERNALVARSIQELARDRRTLAFCVTVNHARNLCRSLNLLGVPAGLVHGAMAAEPRARALADFRAGRTQVLTNVAVLTEGFDDPGVSCVAMARPTRSEGLYAQCVGRGTRLFPGKQDCLILDFVDVSQLSLCTLPSLFGAPRDLDLQGGDARAAWRAWQQIAFDHPGFELEAGAVTLPEIQARAAAFDPLTLEVHEEVRAISVNAWFSLGRFGLGLHFEEAPGRVAEVVILKRPGRGKVWEIMMNGTFQTRSSRLEDAVAAVDFEIEAGGRAVAASALPTAPWRQLGGLGERLQKALWERLPRSPFSEKKGK from the coding sequence ATGGCATCACGCGCGGTTTTGAACGAGGCTTCCCCCATGTCTGGCCCGCTTGCCCTTCGCCCTTACCAACGCGAAGCGATCGCCGCCGTGCTCGGCGCACGCCGGGACGGCGTGCGGCGGATGGTGGTGTGCTTGCCAACCGGTGCGGGCAAAACGGTGGTGTTTTCCGAGCTGGCCAAGCTGGCCCGGCGTCAGGTCTTGGTGCTGGCCCATCGCGAGGAACTCCTGGATCAGGCGCGGGCCAAGCTGGAGGCCGCCCTGGCTGGGCAACGGGTGGTGGCGATCGAACGGGGCGCTGCGCGGGCGCCCGCCGAAGCGAAGATTTTGGTTTGTTCTGTGCGTTCGCTGCACGAGGAGCGGCTCGCCCGTGTGCTGCGGGGACGCGACGTGGGGCTCGTGATTTACGACGAGTGCCACCACGCCGCGGCCGACGACAACCGGCGGGTGCTGCGACAACTGGGCGCCTTCGATCCTGCGTGGACGGGCACGCTGCTGGGCTTTACCGCTACCACGTCGCGGGGTGACGGCAAGGGGCTCGACGAGATCTTCGAGCGCATCGTCTACACACGCACGTTGCCCGAGATGATCGAGGACGGGTACTTGGCGCCTCTGCGCGGCTATCGCATCTCGACCTCCGCGGACCTGTCGCGTCTCGCGGCGACGGGGCTCGATTTTCGCGAAGACGAACTGGAGGCGGCGGTGGACATCGAAGAGCGCAACGCCCTCGTGGCGCGCTCCATCCAGGAGCTGGCACGGGATCGGCGCACGCTCGCGTTCTGTGTCACCGTGAACCACGCCCGCAACCTCTGCCGCTCCTTGAACCTGCTGGGTGTGCCGGCGGGGCTCGTGCATGGCGCGATGGCCGCCGAGCCGCGCGCGCGGGCTTTGGCCGACTTTCGCGCCGGCCGGACGCAGGTGCTGACGAACGTGGCCGTTTTGACCGAAGGGTTCGACGACCCGGGGGTGTCCTGCGTGGCGATGGCCCGCCCCACCCGCTCGGAGGGGCTCTACGCCCAGTGCGTGGGGCGCGGCACGCGGCTTTTCCCCGGCAAGCAAGACTGCTTGATTCTCGACTTCGTCGACGTGTCACAGCTCAGCCTGTGTACGTTGCCGTCGCTGTTCGGGGCGCCGAGGGATCTCGACCTGCAAGGCGGCGATGCGCGGGCGGCGTGGCGCGCCTGGCAGCAGATTGCGTTTGATCACCCTGGCTTCGAGCTGGAGGCCGGCGCCGTCACGCTGCCCGAGATTCAGGCGCGGGCCGCGGCCTTCGATCCGCTCACGCTGGAGGTGCACGAGGAAGTGCGGGCGATCTCCGTCAACGCCTGGTTTTCGTTGGGACGGTTCGGCCTGGGCCTGCATTTCGAAGAGGCCCCCGGCCGCGTCGCCGAGGTGGTCATCTTGAAGCGCCCCGGGCGGGGCAAGGTGTGGGAGATCATGATGAACGGCACGTTCCAGACGCGATCATCGCGGCTCGAGGACGCCGTGGCCGCGGTGGACTTCGAGATTGAGGCGGGGGGGCGGGCGGTGGCGGCGTCAGCCCTCCCCACCGCCCCCTGGCGGCAGCTCGGTGGCCTTGGTGAGCGGTTGCAAAAAGCTTTATGGGAGAGACTCCCCAGGTCGCCCTTCTCCGAAAAGAAAGGAAAATGA